A DNA window from Streptococcus mutans contains the following coding sequences:
- a CDS encoding ATP-dependent Clp protease ATP-binding subunit, producing the protein MIDKMTQLVEDSLEEAKELAITHRNYQLDIPHLWAVLVKPDQFAFQFYQSLEINTNQLIEIINKEIDKIPVLSSTEKSSYARLYSQRLKNLLDDAHREMIDLKDQVLTVEHLILALFNQQRNPITVFLLEQGLNKEKLYQKMHRIRKGKPAISSSQETIYDALEKYAVNLNQRALDEPVNKIIGRQDEMNDIIRILSRKNKNNAVLVGHSGVGKTAIIEGFVQRLVKNQVPKNLQGKVIYSLDIGALLAGTKYRGEFEERFKALLNDIIDSNGQIILFIDEIHSIVSAGRTEGSVDAASILKPLLARGKIRIIGSTTHAEYRESIEYDRALERRFQRILVHEPDLDYTMEILKGLKPIYENFHGVRLEEDSLEAAASLSKRYISDRFLPDKALDLIDEACAAKRLASHAYPVQMTNLSQQLISEKIRLLRLTDSDTDDKFKLNSHLEQLKEQKSQLLENWQRERELLDQVQELRSHLTALEEQANLALENNQVADYVRLEDEEIRKCHQKMTALEKERLDSQKIINVTVTREDIAAVVERLTGIKVQGVMENERDRLLHLEELLHQKIVGQDQAVQKVSQAIIRSRAGIQNPKRPIGSFLFLGPTGVGKTALAKRLAEVLFGSELEMVRLDMSEYMEKHAVARLVGPPPGYVGYEEGGQLTEAVRQRLYSIVLLDEIEKAHPDVFNTLLQVLDEGRLTDSKGRTIDFKNTILIMTSNIGSTNILQSLQDSGCITSEVRYKVLDELNHSFRPEFLNRIDETVLFNALSEKDMTGVVKVMVSDLQARLLEQDIHLTLTESVYTLLAKEGFDAAFGARPMQRTIMQKLENPLALYLIQNQKNKEKETFVTVSVKDKKLKFTFS; encoded by the coding sequence ATGATCGATAAAATGACTCAGTTAGTTGAAGATTCTTTAGAAGAAGCAAAGGAATTGGCTATTACTCATCGTAATTATCAGCTGGACATTCCCCATTTATGGGCTGTCTTGGTAAAACCTGATCAATTTGCTTTTCAATTCTATCAATCTTTAGAAATAAATACCAATCAGCTGATTGAGATTATCAATAAAGAAATAGATAAAATCCCAGTCCTTTCAAGTACAGAAAAAAGCAGTTATGCACGTTTATACAGTCAGCGTTTAAAAAATTTATTGGATGACGCGCATCGGGAAATGATTGATTTAAAGGATCAGGTGCTGACTGTAGAACACTTGATCTTGGCACTTTTTAACCAACAACGCAATCCCATTACTGTTTTTTTGCTTGAACAGGGTCTAAACAAAGAAAAACTTTATCAAAAGATGCATAGGATTCGTAAAGGGAAACCTGCTATTTCTTCCAGTCAAGAAACTATTTATGATGCTTTAGAAAAGTATGCTGTCAACTTAAATCAGCGTGCTTTAGATGAACCTGTTAATAAAATTATTGGTCGTCAGGATGAAATGAATGATATTATTCGTATTTTATCGCGTAAGAATAAGAATAATGCCGTTTTGGTTGGTCATTCAGGTGTTGGAAAAACAGCCATTATTGAAGGATTTGTTCAGCGGTTAGTTAAAAATCAAGTTCCGAAAAATTTGCAAGGTAAGGTCATTTACAGTCTTGACATAGGAGCCTTGCTGGCAGGAACTAAATACCGCGGTGAATTTGAAGAACGTTTTAAAGCTCTTCTCAATGATATTATAGACTCAAACGGTCAGATTATTCTTTTCATAGATGAAATTCATTCTATTGTCAGTGCAGGACGGACAGAGGGTTCTGTTGATGCGGCCAGTATTTTGAAGCCGCTTTTGGCTAGAGGAAAAATTAGAATTATTGGTTCCACTACCCATGCAGAATACCGTGAAAGTATTGAATACGATAGGGCGTTAGAAAGACGTTTTCAAAGGATCTTAGTTCATGAACCAGATCTTGATTATACCATGGAAATTCTTAAAGGTCTCAAGCCCATTTATGAAAATTTTCATGGTGTCAGACTTGAAGAAGATAGCTTGGAAGCTGCCGCAAGCTTGTCCAAGCGTTATATTTCTGATCGCTTTTTGCCAGATAAGGCTCTGGATTTAATTGACGAAGCCTGTGCTGCTAAGCGGCTTGCTTCTCATGCTTATCCCGTGCAAATGACCAATTTGTCTCAGCAACTTATTTCTGAGAAAATTCGTTTATTGCGTTTGACCGATTCTGACACTGACGATAAGTTTAAATTAAACAGTCATCTTGAGCAATTAAAGGAGCAAAAAAGCCAATTATTAGAAAATTGGCAAAGGGAAAGAGAGCTCCTAGATCAGGTACAAGAGCTTCGTTCACATTTAACGGCTTTAGAAGAGCAGGCTAATCTTGCTCTTGAAAATAATCAAGTCGCAGATTATGTCCGTCTAGAAGATGAGGAAATAAGGAAATGTCATCAAAAGATGACAGCTTTAGAAAAGGAACGTTTAGACAGTCAGAAGATAATTAATGTTACTGTGACTAGAGAAGATATAGCAGCTGTTGTTGAACGCTTGACAGGCATCAAAGTACAGGGTGTTATGGAAAACGAGCGTGATCGTCTCTTGCACTTAGAAGAATTATTGCACCAAAAAATTGTTGGTCAAGATCAAGCCGTACAAAAGGTATCTCAGGCCATCATTCGCTCTCGTGCTGGCATTCAAAACCCTAAACGTCCAATTGGCTCCTTCCTCTTTTTGGGACCGACTGGTGTGGGGAAAACAGCGCTTGCTAAACGTTTGGCGGAAGTTCTTTTTGGCAGTGAACTTGAGATGGTGCGTCTCGATATGTCTGAATATATGGAAAAACATGCTGTCGCACGTTTAGTAGGACCACCACCAGGTTATGTCGGATATGAAGAAGGAGGCCAATTAACTGAGGCTGTTCGTCAGCGTTTATACTCTATCGTCCTACTTGATGAGATTGAAAAAGCTCATCCTGATGTTTTTAATACCTTACTGCAGGTTTTAGATGAAGGGCGTTTGACGGATTCAAAAGGGCGAACCATTGATTTTAAAAATACCATCTTAATTATGACCAGCAATATTGGCTCAACCAATATTTTACAAAGTCTGCAAGATAGTGGCTGCATTACTTCAGAAGTCCGTTATAAAGTTCTAGATGAGCTGAATCACAGTTTCAGACCAGAGTTTCTTAATCGGATTGATGAGACGGTACTCTTTAATGCTCTTTCTGAAAAAGATATGACAGGTGTTGTTAAGGTCATGGTTTCTGATTTGCAAGCTCGCCTCTTAGAACAAGATATTCATCTGACATTGACTGAATCGGTTTATACCCTCTTAGCTAAAGAAGGTTTTGATGCAGCTTTTGGTGCCAGACCCATGCAGAGGACAATTATGCAAAAGTTAGAAAACCCTTTGGCTTTATATCTTATTCAAAATCAGAAAAATAAAGAAAAAGAGACTTTTGTGACAGTATCTGTTAAGGATAAGAAACTCAAATTCACATTCTCATAG
- the lpdA gene encoding dihydrolipoyl dehydrogenase — protein MAKYDLLIIGAGPGGYIAAEEAARLGKKVAVVEKKDIGGTCLNVGCIPSKAYLQHSHWLLSMQEANKYGISTNLESVDFAKLVNRKDQVVSTLQGGIHTTFKSLKIDYYEGQAQFLKDKTFMVNGEKISGKDVILATGSHPFIPQIHGINSVNYLTTDSFFNLKVLPEKLVIIGGGVIAIELAFAMQPLGVNVTVIEIAPQILLTEDKAARAIIRKKLKTMGAHIFEAAKIEEVNAQSVILEGDGAQEFDQLLVATGRKPNTELAQEMGLKLTERGFVKVDDYYETSTPHVYAIGDLTESYMLAHVASMEGIKAVRAICRQAQDPVDAQGVPRSLYTNPEVASFGLSEEEAKEQGYDVLVEQLPFSFNGRAIASTETQGFVKLISERRYHQILGAVIVGEHGTDLLQQLILLRQAEGTFDQVVDAVYAHPTISELIQEVAKRIVQ, from the coding sequence TTGGCTAAGTATGATCTTTTAATTATTGGTGCTGGACCCGGTGGTTATATTGCAGCTGAAGAGGCTGCAAGATTAGGCAAAAAAGTTGCTGTCGTCGAAAAAAAAGACATTGGCGGAACTTGTTTAAACGTTGGCTGTATTCCTTCCAAGGCTTATCTGCAGCACAGTCATTGGTTATTATCAATGCAGGAAGCTAACAAATACGGCATTTCAACTAATCTTGAAAGTGTAGACTTTGCTAAGTTAGTCAATCGTAAAGATCAGGTTGTTTCGACTTTACAAGGAGGCATTCACACAACTTTTAAATCTCTAAAAATTGATTATTATGAAGGCCAAGCACAATTTCTTAAAGACAAGACCTTTATGGTCAATGGTGAAAAGATTTCTGGGAAAGATGTTATTTTAGCGACTGGTAGCCATCCTTTTATTCCGCAAATTCATGGTATTAATTCGGTGAATTACCTAACAACAGATAGCTTTTTCAATTTAAAAGTTTTACCAGAGAAATTGGTTATCATTGGTGGGGGTGTTATTGCGATTGAATTAGCCTTTGCCATGCAGCCATTGGGTGTGAATGTCACTGTCATTGAAATTGCCCCGCAAATACTATTGACAGAGGATAAAGCTGCGCGTGCTATTATAAGAAAGAAACTCAAAACAATGGGAGCTCATATTTTTGAAGCTGCTAAGATAGAAGAAGTAAATGCTCAATCAGTTATTTTAGAGGGGGATGGCGCTCAAGAATTTGACCAGTTGTTAGTTGCAACAGGACGTAAGCCTAATACAGAATTAGCTCAGGAAATGGGATTAAAGCTAACAGAACGTGGTTTTGTCAAAGTTGATGATTACTATGAAACGTCTACTCCACATGTTTATGCTATCGGTGACTTGACGGAAAGTTATATGCTAGCTCATGTTGCCAGCATGGAAGGCATCAAAGCTGTTAGAGCTATTTGTCGTCAGGCACAGGATCCTGTTGATGCTCAAGGTGTACCGCGTTCGCTCTACACCAATCCGGAAGTGGCTTCCTTTGGATTGAGTGAAGAGGAGGCTAAAGAACAAGGTTATGATGTCCTCGTTGAACAATTACCATTTTCTTTCAACGGACGGGCCATTGCATCAACAGAGACGCAAGGATTTGTTAAACTGATTTCGGAAAGGAGGTATCATCAAATTTTAGGGGCTGTTATTGTTGGCGAACATGGGACAGATTTGTTGCAACAATTGATTTTATTGAGACAGGCAGAAGGAACTTTTGATCAAGTTGTTGATGCAGTCTATGCCCATCCGACAATTTCAGAACTCATTCAAGAAGTTGCTAAGCGAATTGTTCAGTAA
- a CDS encoding thiamine pyrophosphate-dependent dehydrogenase E1 component subunit alpha — MPNYKDLPQELTRTRTNEAVSELVDLKVHTATDIEAQEVSKEQAKDMYKTMWDIRNFEENARRFFAAGQIPGFVHLYAGEEAVAAGVCANLTDKDYITSTHRGHGHCVAKGGDLKGMMAEIFGKETGLGKGKGGSMHIADLDKGILGANGMVGGGFGLATGAAMRNKYLKTDDVAVCFFGDGAANEGLFHECLNMASIWKLPVVFVNENNLFAESTPQWYSSASATIAERALAYDMPGVRVNGKDLFAVYQVAKEAVERARSGQGPTLIEAVTYRDHGHFEGDEQKYKAPDGEEKDWADVDPLEVFRNYTIEHELLTEEELDEILEESKKDVDDAIKYAQDSPIPKAESLLEDVFAE; from the coding sequence ATGCCAAACTATAAAGATTTACCACAAGAACTAACAAGAACAAGGACAAATGAAGCTGTTTCAGAACTTGTTGATTTGAAGGTTCACACGGCAACAGATATTGAAGCCCAAGAAGTTTCCAAAGAGCAAGCTAAAGATATGTATAAAACCATGTGGGATATTCGTAATTTTGAGGAAAATGCTAGACGTTTCTTTGCAGCGGGGCAAATTCCTGGTTTTGTTCATTTGTATGCAGGTGAAGAAGCCGTAGCCGCAGGAGTCTGTGCCAATTTAACGGATAAAGACTATATTACCAGTACCCACCGTGGGCATGGTCATTGTGTGGCCAAGGGTGGTGACCTTAAGGGCATGATGGCTGAAATTTTTGGCAAAGAGACGGGTCTTGGCAAAGGTAAGGGTGGCTCCATGCACATTGCTGATTTGGACAAGGGAATCCTTGGTGCCAATGGTATGGTTGGTGGCGGTTTTGGTCTGGCAACTGGAGCTGCTATGCGTAATAAGTATCTTAAGACTGATGATGTTGCTGTTTGTTTCTTTGGAGATGGTGCCGCTAATGAAGGCCTTTTCCATGAATGTTTAAATATGGCTTCTATTTGGAAATTGCCTGTTGTTTTTGTCAATGAAAATAACCTGTTTGCTGAATCAACACCACAATGGTATTCATCAGCATCAGCTACCATTGCCGAAAGGGCATTGGCTTATGATATGCCTGGTGTTCGTGTTAATGGGAAAGATCTCTTTGCCGTCTATCAAGTGGCTAAAGAAGCTGTTGAACGTGCTAGATCTGGTCAAGGGCCAACTTTGATTGAAGCTGTTACTTACCGTGATCATGGTCACTTTGAAGGGGATGAACAAAAATATAAAGCTCCAGACGGAGAAGAAAAAGACTGGGCAGATGTTGATCCACTAGAAGTTTTCCGCAATTATACTATTGAACATGAGCTATTGACAGAAGAAGAATTGGATGAAATATTAGAAGAATCAAAGAAAGATGTTGATGATGCCATTAAATATGCTCAAGACAGTCCAATTCCTAAAGCAGAATCACTACTTGAAGATGTATTTGCTGAGTAA
- a CDS encoding alpha-ketoacid dehydrogenase subunit beta has protein sequence MARELLFMKAINEALDMAMAKDDKIILLGEDIAGGVKVKHLEEQNEEAWGGVMGVTSGLMAKYSRDRVIDTPLSEHGYMSASVGMALTGLHPVPELMFNDFIGFCFDALIGQGSKMRYMFGGKAKVPMTVRTMHGAGASAAAQHSGSYYGIFGSIPGIKVVVPATPYDAKGLLLSALEDDNIVIFSEDKTLYGFKGEVPEDYYTVPIGKAAVRREGNDLTIVTIGKMLYVAYEVADRLAKDGISVEVIDLRTVAPWDQETVLNSVKKTGRLIVIDESNPHNNTATDIASVVNDKAFDYLDGPIKCVCAPNVPVPFAINLEQLYIPNADRVIEAAAELIDDLKA, from the coding sequence ATGGCTAGAGAACTATTATTTATGAAAGCAATTAATGAAGCGCTTGATATGGCAATGGCCAAAGATGACAAAATTATTTTACTTGGTGAAGATATTGCAGGTGGTGTTAAGGTTAAACATTTAGAAGAGCAAAACGAAGAAGCCTGGGGCGGTGTTATGGGGGTTACCAGCGGTTTAATGGCTAAATACAGTCGTGATCGTGTTATTGACACCCCTCTTTCAGAACATGGTTACATGTCAGCTTCTGTTGGGATGGCTTTGACGGGATTGCATCCTGTGCCAGAATTGATGTTCAATGACTTTATTGGTTTTTGTTTTGATGCTTTGATTGGCCAAGGGTCGAAAATGCGTTATATGTTTGGTGGCAAGGCAAAAGTGCCGATGACCGTTCGTACCATGCATGGTGCAGGCGCTTCAGCTGCTGCACAGCACTCAGGATCTTACTATGGCATCTTTGGTTCAATCCCAGGAATTAAGGTAGTTGTTCCAGCGACACCTTATGATGCCAAGGGTCTGCTTCTTTCTGCTCTTGAAGATGATAATATTGTTATCTTTTCAGAAGATAAGACGTTGTATGGCTTTAAAGGTGAAGTGCCAGAGGATTATTATACCGTTCCGATTGGAAAGGCAGCCGTCCGTCGTGAAGGTAATGATTTAACCATTGTAACTATTGGTAAAATGCTCTATGTGGCTTATGAAGTAGCAGATCGTTTGGCTAAGGATGGCATTTCTGTTGAAGTCATTGATCTTAGAACAGTTGCACCTTGGGATCAAGAAACCGTTCTAAATTCTGTGAAAAAGACAGGACGCTTGATTGTGATTGATGAATCAAACCCACATAATAATACAGCGACAGATATTGCTTCTGTTGTTAATGATAAGGCATTCGATTATCTAGATGGCCCAATTAAATGTGTTTGTGCACCAAATGTACCTGTTCCGTTTGCCATCAATCTTGAACAACTATACATCCCTAATGCAGACCGTGTCATTGAAGCAGCAGCTGAATTGATTGACGACTTGAAAGCATAG
- a CDS encoding dihydrolipoamide acetyltransferase family protein: MATEIVMPKLGLTMTEGLINQWLVKEGDTVAAGDPVLEISSEKLTSEVEAPEAGVILKIVKGEGETVPCKQIIAWIGQEGEAVPDAAGDAPEVDTEAESEVASAGQTVVPEESRTVSAAPVAEKHEDGRIFITPLARKIAKEKGLDITYIKGTGGNGRITRRDVEAFNPASIPTAEPVTALDAPTNVNYGVGLTGIRKVIAERMMSSIHSSAQLTLHRKADVTPLMAFRQDIKTKVNAPLENGEIGITTLLTKAVTKALKDYPEANAWYAGGQYEEKEDIHIGMATALSDGLVVPVIRHADKLTLSDLGRTIKEEAEQARKGTLDPSLYSGSTFSITNLGAQGIEYFTPILNAPEVAILGVGAIQKALTLDENGQVAEKQFLPLSLTFDHQVLDGAPAAEFLGAVISYLEDAYSLVF, encoded by the coding sequence ATGGCTACAGAAATCGTGATGCCTAAATTAGGTTTAACCATGACAGAAGGGCTAATTAACCAATGGCTCGTTAAAGAAGGCGACACAGTTGCAGCTGGCGATCCCGTGTTGGAAATTAGTTCTGAAAAGTTAACAAGTGAAGTTGAAGCTCCAGAAGCTGGTGTTATTTTAAAAATAGTTAAGGGAGAAGGTGAGACTGTTCCTTGTAAACAAATCATTGCTTGGATTGGTCAAGAAGGTGAGGCTGTTCCTGACGCTGCAGGTGACGCTCCAGAAGTAGATACAGAAGCTGAAAGTGAAGTTGCTTCAGCAGGGCAAACAGTAGTTCCAGAAGAAAGCAGGACTGTTTCAGCAGCACCCGTTGCTGAAAAGCATGAAGACGGACGGATTTTTATCACACCGCTGGCCCGAAAGATTGCCAAGGAAAAAGGGCTAGACATTACTTATATCAAAGGAACAGGCGGTAACGGACGTATCACACGCCGTGACGTTGAAGCCTTTAATCCTGCTAGTATTCCTACAGCTGAACCTGTAACGGCTTTAGATGCTCCAACAAATGTAAACTATGGTGTTGGTTTAACAGGTATACGCAAAGTCATTGCTGAGCGCATGATGAGTAGTATCCATTCTAGTGCTCAATTAACGCTTCATCGAAAGGCAGATGTTACGCCTTTAATGGCTTTCAGGCAAGATATAAAAACTAAGGTTAATGCACCGCTTGAAAACGGGGAAATTGGCATTACAACCTTATTGACCAAAGCGGTAACGAAGGCTTTGAAAGATTATCCTGAAGCGAATGCTTGGTATGCAGGCGGTCAATATGAAGAAAAAGAAGATATTCATATTGGTATGGCAACTGCTTTGAGTGATGGTTTGGTCGTTCCTGTTATTCGTCATGCTGATAAATTAACGCTGTCAGATTTGGGACGAACTATTAAAGAAGAAGCAGAACAAGCACGTAAAGGAACTCTGGATCCATCCTTGTATTCAGGTTCCACATTCTCTATTACCAATCTAGGTGCTCAAGGCATTGAATACTTTACACCGATTTTGAATGCACCTGAAGTTGCTATCTTAGGTGTTGGGGCTATCCAGAAAGCTTTGACTCTTGATGAGAATGGTCAAGTAGCTGAAAAACAATTTTTACCACTTAGTTTGACCTTTGACCATCAAGTCTTAGATGGTGCACCAGCAGCTGAATTTTTAGGAGCTGTTATCTCCTACTTGGAAGATGCTTATAGTCTGGTATTCTAA
- the mdaB gene encoding NAD(P)H-dependent oxidoreductase MdaB, giving the protein MKILIVYTHPNPTSFNAEILKQVQTNLSKEHTVSTLDLYAEHFDPVLQFNETHKRRDLAKVAEMEKYRDLVTWADHLIFIFPIWWSGMPAILKGFIDRVFVADFAYSYKKVGLEGHLQGKSAWIITTHNTPSFAMPFVQDYGKVLKKQILKPCAISPVKLTELTSIEKISDDERQKLLHKVAQITRNI; this is encoded by the coding sequence ATGAAAATTTTAATTGTTTACACACATCCAAATCCAACTAGTTTTAATGCTGAAATTCTCAAACAAGTTCAAACAAATCTTTCCAAAGAACACACTGTTAGTACTTTAGATTTGTACGCTGAGCATTTCGACCCCGTTTTGCAATTTAATGAAACTCATAAACGACGTGATTTGGCTAAGGTTGCTGAAATGGAGAAATACCGCGACTTAGTTACTTGGGCAGATCATCTGATCTTCATCTTTCCTATCTGGTGGAGCGGTATGCCGGCTATACTCAAAGGCTTTATTGACCGAGTCTTTGTAGCTGACTTTGCTTATTCTTATAAAAAAGTTGGTCTTGAAGGGCATTTACAAGGAAAATCTGCTTGGATCATCACGACTCACAACACACCATCTTTTGCTATGCCTTTCGTCCAAGACTATGGTAAAGTCTTGAAAAAGCAAATTCTAAAACCTTGTGCTATCTCACCAGTGAAATTAACTGAATTAACCAGTATCGAAAAAATATCTGATGACGAGCGCCAGAAATTATTGCATAAAGTAGCTCAAATAACGCGTAATATTTAA
- a CDS encoding TetR/AcrR family transcriptional regulator encodes MKRNTAQLKEKLIQTGVEEIKKNGLDQLSLRTIAKNCGVTHGTPYRHFKSKEDYLRVVLTRLSTFLNQEIAQGIDQKVSARDQLAQMGFNLITFTKRYPYFFEALFIKFPFKYMKITQETIVLDSDLPGFDKFKRIVFDLRKEESFTNSEAETLFHFWSFISGLAVLANSPIGRDLDNQAIHTTINHMLDIYIKGEQT; translated from the coding sequence ATGAAGCGCAATACAGCTCAACTGAAAGAAAAGCTCATTCAAACAGGAGTTGAAGAAATCAAAAAAAATGGCCTTGATCAGCTCTCTCTTAGAACTATTGCTAAAAACTGCGGCGTCACTCATGGGACTCCTTACCGCCACTTTAAGAGTAAGGAAGATTATCTGAGAGTTGTCTTGACACGACTTTCGACTTTTCTCAATCAGGAAATAGCTCAAGGGATTGATCAAAAAGTTTCTGCTCGAGATCAGCTCGCTCAAATGGGATTTAATCTCATTACTTTTACTAAACGTTATCCTTATTTCTTTGAAGCCCTCTTTATTAAATTTCCCTTTAAGTATATGAAAATTACTCAGGAGACTATTGTACTGGATTCTGACTTACCGGGGTTTGATAAATTTAAACGTATTGTTTTCGATCTCCGTAAAGAGGAGAGCTTCACTAATAGTGAAGCTGAGACACTTTTTCACTTCTGGAGTTTTATCTCAGGTCTTGCTGTTCTAGCCAACAGTCCCATTGGGCGCGACCTTGATAATCAAGCTATCCACACGACTATTAATCATATGCTTGATATTTACATTAAAGGAGAACAAACATGA
- the hemW gene encoding radical SAM family heme chaperone HemW gives MSKKPTSAYVHIPFCTQICYYCDFSKVFIKNQPVDAYLEALIKEFNDYYQIKDLQTLYIGGGTPTAISGEQLDYLLTNLSKNLNLNMLEEFTIEANPGDLTPDKVAVLKQSAVNRVSLGVQTFNNKHLKQIGRGHNEAQIYESIDSLKSAGFDNISIDLIYALPNQTITDVKENVAKALALDIPHLSLYSLILEHHTVFMNKMRRGKLNLPAEDLEAEMFDYIISEMEDHGFEHYEISNFTKPGFESRHNLMYWNNAEYFGCGAGASGYVDGIRYRNRGPIQHYLKAIKEKRQARFQEERLSQSEKMEEELFLGLRKKSGISIQRFEDKFGLPLMEVYGQAIDDLEKDGLILVEKDCIRMSKKGLFLGDTVAEKFILEQK, from the coding sequence ATGTCTAAAAAACCTACGTCAGCCTATGTGCATATTCCTTTTTGTACACAGATTTGCTATTATTGCGATTTTTCAAAAGTTTTTATTAAGAATCAGCCTGTAGATGCTTATTTGGAGGCCCTGATTAAGGAGTTTAATGATTACTATCAGATTAAGGACTTGCAAACCCTCTATATTGGCGGCGGTACACCAACAGCCATTTCTGGGGAGCAATTGGATTACCTGCTGACTAATCTGTCGAAAAATCTCAATCTTAATATGTTGGAAGAATTTACCATTGAAGCAAATCCGGGAGATTTGACACCGGATAAAGTAGCAGTGTTGAAGCAATCAGCTGTTAATCGTGTTTCTTTAGGTGTACAGACTTTTAATAATAAGCATCTGAAACAAATTGGACGCGGACATAATGAAGCTCAGATTTATGAAAGTATTGACAGTTTAAAAAGTGCTGGTTTTGATAATATTTCTATTGACTTGATTTATGCCCTGCCCAATCAAACCATAACTGATGTCAAAGAAAATGTAGCTAAAGCGCTGGCCTTGGATATTCCGCATCTGAGCCTTTACAGTTTGATTTTGGAACATCATACGGTTTTTATGAATAAAATGCGACGCGGGAAACTCAATCTGCCAGCAGAAGATTTGGAGGCGGAAATGTTTGACTATATCATTTCTGAAATGGAAGATCATGGTTTTGAGCATTATGAAATTTCTAACTTTACCAAGCCTGGTTTTGAAAGCCGTCACAATCTGATGTATTGGAACAATGCTGAGTATTTTGGCTGCGGTGCAGGGGCTTCGGGCTATGTTGATGGTATCCGCTATCGTAACCGCGGGCCTATCCAGCATTATTTGAAAGCTATTAAGGAAAAGAGACAGGCTCGCTTTCAAGAAGAAAGGTTAAGTCAATCGGAGAAAATGGAAGAAGAACTCTTTTTGGGTTTGCGAAAGAAATCGGGGATTTCAATTCAGCGATTTGAAGACAAATTTGGTTTGCCTTTAATGGAAGTTTATGGTCAGGCTATTGATGACTTAGAGAAGGATGGTCTGATTTTAGTGGAAAAAGATTGTATTAGGATGAGTAAAAAAGGTCTCTTTTTGGGAGATACTGTTGCTGAGAAATTTATTTTGGAGCAGAAATAA
- a CDS encoding acyl-ACP thioesterase domain-containing protein → MGKKFKTRYQIPFYESDVNHNVKLPHILSVALQIASDQSVSLGLGDERIFKDYNLVWVVSEHEVTIDRLPRFNEIVEIETEPISYNRYFCYREFRIYDQNGEKLVDIFSTFVLMDYDTRRVHDVPEDLVAPYESEKIRKILRGPKYKALEKATDTLYHVRYFDLDINGHVNNSRYLEWMYDVLDFNFLKAYTPKKINLKYVKEVQYGSDIESRLEQDGLITKHEITSNGYVNAQAITQWEKI, encoded by the coding sequence ATGGGGAAAAAATTTAAAACACGTTATCAAATACCTTTTTATGAAAGTGATGTCAATCATAATGTTAAGCTGCCTCACATTTTGTCAGTTGCCTTACAGATTGCTAGCGATCAGTCTGTTAGTTTAGGTTTGGGAGATGAGCGCATTTTTAAAGATTATAATTTAGTCTGGGTTGTCTCAGAACACGAGGTGACCATTGACCGCTTACCACGTTTTAATGAAATTGTGGAGATTGAAACAGAGCCAATTTCATACAATCGTTATTTTTGTTATCGTGAGTTTCGCATTTACGATCAAAATGGTGAAAAGCTTGTAGATATTTTTTCAACCTTTGTTCTTATGGATTATGATACACGCAGGGTGCATGATGTCCCAGAAGATTTGGTTGCTCCTTATGAGTCTGAGAAAATCAGAAAAATTTTAAGGGGGCCAAAGTATAAAGCTTTGGAAAAAGCGACTGACACGCTTTATCATGTTCGATATTTTGACCTTGATATTAATGGACATGTCAACAACAGCCGTTATCTTGAATGGATGTATGATGTCCTTGATTTTAATTTTTTAAAAGCATATACTCCGAAAAAAATTAACCTCAAGTATGTCAAAGAGGTGCAATATGGCAGTGACATTGAATCACGTTTGGAACAAGATGGCTTAATCACCAAGCATGAGATTACTTCAAACGGGTACGTTAATGCACAAGCCATTACGCAGTGGGAAAAAATATAA